A stretch of Camelina sativa cultivar DH55 chromosome 18, Cs, whole genome shotgun sequence DNA encodes these proteins:
- the LOC104761791 gene encoding probable inactive purple acid phosphatase 28 isoform X1, which translates to MMSSATAIGNWKHTVLYLALILSLLYFIESLISHKLHINHNNIHLKRSPNLPLRFRDDGTFKILQVADMHFGMGSITRCRDVLDSDFENCSDLNTTRFLRRMIEAERPDLIAFTGDNIFGSSTTDAAESLLQAIGPAIEYGIPWAAILGNHDQESTLNRGELMTFLSLMDFSVSQINPPVEDGTKGGTVRSINGFGNYQLRVHGAPGSVLSNSTVFDLFFLDSGDREIVQGRRTYGWIKESQLRWLQDTSKHVMDHNQRIPGNPPALAFFHIPIPEVRDLWYTPFIGQFQEGVACSVVESGVLQTFVSMGNVKAAFIGHDHVNDFCGKLKGVWFCYGGGFGYHAYGRPNWHRRARVIEAKLGKGRDTWTGIELIKTWKRLDDQDLSKIDEQVLWETSDTILKG; encoded by the exons ATGATGAGCTCTGCAACAGCAATTGGAAACTGGAAGCACACTGTTCTCTACTTAGCCTTAATCTTATCTCTTCTCTACTTCATCGAATCCCTAATCTCGCACAAATTACATATCAACCATAACAACATCCATCTGAAAAGGTCTCCAAATCTTCCTCTAAGGTTCCGCGACGATGGCACATTCAAGATCCTCCAG GTTGCGGATATGCATTTCGGAATGGGGAGTATTACTCGGTGTAGAGATGTGTTGGATTCTGATTTTGAGAACTGTTCTGATCTTAATACTACTCGGTTCCTTCGGAGGATGATTGAAGCTGAGAGACCTGATTTGATCGCTTTTACTG GGGATAATATATTCGGATCAAGTACTACTGATGCAGCTGAATCTCTACTTCAAGCCATTGGTCCAGCTATTGAATATGGAATCCCATGGGCTGCCATTTTAGGAAATCATGACCAAGAATCCACTTTGAACCGTGGAGAACTTATGACTTTCCTTTCTCTTATGGATTTTTCCGTCTCTCAAATCAATCCACCAGTCGAAGATGGGACCAAAGGAGGCACAGTGAGATCAATTAATGGCTTTGGGAATTACCAACTCAGAGTACACGGTGCACCTGGTTCTGTGCTGTCAAATAGCACTGTCTTTGACCTCTTCTTTCTTGACAGTGGAGACAGAGAAATAGTCCAAGGTAGACGAACATACGGATGGATCAAGGAATCTCAACTTCGTTGGCTTCAAGATACTTCTAAACATGTAATG GATCATAACCAGAGGATTCCCGGTAATCCTCCAGCGTTAGCCTTCTTCCACATCCCAATCCCGGAAGTCCGTGATCTGTGGTACACACCCTTTATTGGGCAGTTTCAGGAGGGTGTGGCATGCTCCGTTGTTGAGTCAGGAGTCTTACAGACCTTTGTGTCCATGGGAAATGTAAAAGCTGCGTTCATTGGACACGACCATGTCAATGATTTTTGTGGAAAACTAAAAGGGGTATGGTTTTGTTACGGTGGAGGATTCGGATACCATGCTTACGGAAGACCAAATTGGCACAGAAGAGCAAGAGTGATAGAGGCTAAGCTCGGGAAAGGAAGAGACACATGGACAGGGATCGAACTTATCAAGACTTGGAAACGTCTCGATGACCAAGACTTAAGCAAGATAGACGAACAAGTACTATGGGAAACTTCCGATACAATTCTGAAAGGATAA
- the LOC104761791 gene encoding probable inactive purple acid phosphatase 28 isoform X2 produces the protein MMSSATAIGNWKHTVLYLALILSLLYFIESLISHKLHINHNNIHLKRSPNLPLRFRDDGTFKILQVADMHFGMGSITRCRDVLDSDFENCSDLNTTRFLRRMIEAERPDLIAFTGDNIFGSSTTDAAESLLQAIGPAIEYGIPWAAILGNHDQESTLNRGELMTFLSLMDFSVSQINPPVEDGTKGGTVRSINGFGNYQLRVHGAPGSVLSNSTVFDLFFLDSGDREIVQGRRTYGWIKESQLRWLQDTSKHDHNQRIPGNPPALAFFHIPIPEVRDLWYTPFIGQFQEGVACSVVESGVLQTFVSMGNVKAAFIGHDHVNDFCGKLKGVWFCYGGGFGYHAYGRPNWHRRARVIEAKLGKGRDTWTGIELIKTWKRLDDQDLSKIDEQVLWETSDTILKG, from the exons ATGATGAGCTCTGCAACAGCAATTGGAAACTGGAAGCACACTGTTCTCTACTTAGCCTTAATCTTATCTCTTCTCTACTTCATCGAATCCCTAATCTCGCACAAATTACATATCAACCATAACAACATCCATCTGAAAAGGTCTCCAAATCTTCCTCTAAGGTTCCGCGACGATGGCACATTCAAGATCCTCCAG GTTGCGGATATGCATTTCGGAATGGGGAGTATTACTCGGTGTAGAGATGTGTTGGATTCTGATTTTGAGAACTGTTCTGATCTTAATACTACTCGGTTCCTTCGGAGGATGATTGAAGCTGAGAGACCTGATTTGATCGCTTTTACTG GGGATAATATATTCGGATCAAGTACTACTGATGCAGCTGAATCTCTACTTCAAGCCATTGGTCCAGCTATTGAATATGGAATCCCATGGGCTGCCATTTTAGGAAATCATGACCAAGAATCCACTTTGAACCGTGGAGAACTTATGACTTTCCTTTCTCTTATGGATTTTTCCGTCTCTCAAATCAATCCACCAGTCGAAGATGGGACCAAAGGAGGCACAGTGAGATCAATTAATGGCTTTGGGAATTACCAACTCAGAGTACACGGTGCACCTGGTTCTGTGCTGTCAAATAGCACTGTCTTTGACCTCTTCTTTCTTGACAGTGGAGACAGAGAAATAGTCCAAGGTAGACGAACATACGGATGGATCAAGGAATCTCAACTTCGTTGGCTTCAAGATACTTCTAAACAT GATCATAACCAGAGGATTCCCGGTAATCCTCCAGCGTTAGCCTTCTTCCACATCCCAATCCCGGAAGTCCGTGATCTGTGGTACACACCCTTTATTGGGCAGTTTCAGGAGGGTGTGGCATGCTCCGTTGTTGAGTCAGGAGTCTTACAGACCTTTGTGTCCATGGGAAATGTAAAAGCTGCGTTCATTGGACACGACCATGTCAATGATTTTTGTGGAAAACTAAAAGGGGTATGGTTTTGTTACGGTGGAGGATTCGGATACCATGCTTACGGAAGACCAAATTGGCACAGAAGAGCAAGAGTGATAGAGGCTAAGCTCGGGAAAGGAAGAGACACATGGACAGGGATCGAACTTATCAAGACTTGGAAACGTCTCGATGACCAAGACTTAAGCAAGATAGACGAACAAGTACTATGGGAAACTTCCGATACAATTCTGAAAGGATAA
- the LOC104761790 gene encoding transcription factor bHLH35 isoform X2, protein MENTIDQEFSNYWEPSSFLQNEEFEYDSWPLEEAISGSYDSSSPDGAASSPASKNIVSERNRRQKLNQRLFALRSVVPNITKMDKASIIKDAISYIQGLQYEEGKLEAEIRELESTPKSSLSFSKDFDRDLLVPVTSKKLKQLDSSSSTSLIEVLDVTFMGERTMVVSITCNKRTDTMVKLCEVFESLNLKILTSNLTSFSGMIFHTVFIEADEEEQEVLRLKIEAGIGAYNETQSPTFSIDSLY, encoded by the exons ATGGAGAATACTATCGACCAAGAATTCAGCAATTACTGGGAACCCAGCTCCTTCCTCCAGAACGAAGAGTTTGAATACGACAG ctggCCGTTGGAGGAAGCGATTTCTGGGTCGTATGATTCGAGTTCGCCGGACGGGGCGGCTTCGTCGCCGGCTTCTAAGAATATTGTGtcagagagaaacagaagacAGAAACTTAACCAGAGACTCTTTGCTCTTCGATCAGTTGTTCCCAATATAACCAAG atGGATAAAGCATCAATAATCAAAGATGCTATCAGTTACATACAAGGGTTACAATATGAAGAAGGGAAGCTCGAAGCTGAGATCAGAGAACTTGAATCTACACCAAAGAGTAGCTTGAGTTTCAGCAAAGATTTTGATCGTGATTTACTTGTTCCTGTCACATCCAAGAAGTTGAAGCAGCTTGATTCTAgttcttccacttctctcatcGAAGTTCTCGAT GTAACATTCATGGGAGAGAGGACAATGGTGGTGAGTATAACATGTAATAAGAGGACAGACACAATGGTGAAACTGTGTGAAGTCTTTGAGTCATTAAATCTCAAAATCCTCACTTCCAATCTCACCTCTTTCTCTGGCATGATCTTCCACACTGTCTTTATTGAG gcggatgaagaagaacaagaggtACTACGGTTAAAAATAGAAGCAGGAATAGGAGCTTACAATGAAACTCAAAGCCCCACTTTTAGTATTGACTCTCTTTActaa
- the LOC104761790 gene encoding transcription factor bHLH35 isoform X1 — translation MENTIDQEFSNYWEPSSFLQNEEFEYDSWPLEEAISGSYDSSSPDGAASSPASKNIVSERNRRQKLNQRLFALRSVVPNITKMDKASIIKDAISYIQGLQYEEGKLEAEIRELESTPKSSLSFSKDFDRDLLVPVTSKKLKQLDSSSSTSLIEVLDLKVTFMGERTMVVSITCNKRTDTMVKLCEVFESLNLKILTSNLTSFSGMIFHTVFIEADEEEQEVLRLKIEAGIGAYNETQSPTFSIDSLY, via the exons ATGGAGAATACTATCGACCAAGAATTCAGCAATTACTGGGAACCCAGCTCCTTCCTCCAGAACGAAGAGTTTGAATACGACAG ctggCCGTTGGAGGAAGCGATTTCTGGGTCGTATGATTCGAGTTCGCCGGACGGGGCGGCTTCGTCGCCGGCTTCTAAGAATATTGTGtcagagagaaacagaagacAGAAACTTAACCAGAGACTCTTTGCTCTTCGATCAGTTGTTCCCAATATAACCAAG atGGATAAAGCATCAATAATCAAAGATGCTATCAGTTACATACAAGGGTTACAATATGAAGAAGGGAAGCTCGAAGCTGAGATCAGAGAACTTGAATCTACACCAAAGAGTAGCTTGAGTTTCAGCAAAGATTTTGATCGTGATTTACTTGTTCCTGTCACATCCAAGAAGTTGAAGCAGCTTGATTCTAgttcttccacttctctcatcGAAGTTCTCGAT TTGAAGGTAACATTCATGGGAGAGAGGACAATGGTGGTGAGTATAACATGTAATAAGAGGACAGACACAATGGTGAAACTGTGTGAAGTCTTTGAGTCATTAAATCTCAAAATCCTCACTTCCAATCTCACCTCTTTCTCTGGCATGATCTTCCACACTGTCTTTATTGAG gcggatgaagaagaacaagaggtACTACGGTTAAAAATAGAAGCAGGAATAGGAGCTTACAATGAAACTCAAAGCCCCACTTTTAGTATTGACTCTCTTTActaa